One part of the Arthrobacter tumbae genome encodes these proteins:
- a CDS encoding spore photoproduct lyase family protein yields MTTAYQELDLTTVPPTRLWVPKHVLITQAAADLPHTAEIIRRCEVAGVDDIRVLPGNALTGLRGATERETYASAKNTLAVVVAPPSTLKPQPIPPSADWRIDLARGCPAHCQYCYLAGSLQGPPVTRVYANLDDVLNGIRTHAGRGSVTSGTLERGGEGTTFEMSCYTDPLGIESVTGSLATAISRVGSGELGSDVSLRFTTKFDDVGNLVTLDHGRRTRIRFSVNAAEVANRFEGGTARMPARLAALRAVATAGYRVGLTIAPIMPVPGWKEQYGALLNDVSEAVDGISDLDLTAEIITHRFTPASKEVLLGWYPRTRLEMDESARSQKRSKFGGVKYVYPKQTMTEMRDWFTEELQRRLPAARLLYWT; encoded by the coding sequence ATGACGACGGCATACCAGGAACTGGATCTGACCACTGTTCCTCCTACGCGTTTGTGGGTTCCCAAACACGTGCTGATCACGCAGGCCGCAGCCGATCTGCCTCACACCGCCGAGATAATCCGGCGGTGTGAGGTTGCCGGAGTGGATGACATCCGGGTCTTGCCCGGCAACGCCCTCACGGGCCTGCGTGGCGCTACCGAGCGCGAAACCTACGCATCCGCTAAAAACACTCTCGCGGTGGTTGTCGCCCCTCCGAGCACCCTCAAGCCCCAGCCGATTCCGCCGAGCGCCGATTGGCGGATTGACCTTGCCAGGGGTTGCCCTGCGCACTGCCAGTACTGCTATCTCGCCGGTTCCCTGCAGGGTCCGCCGGTCACCCGTGTGTACGCCAACCTCGACGACGTACTGAACGGCATACGCACCCACGCCGGCAGAGGCTCCGTTACCAGCGGCACCCTCGAGCGTGGTGGCGAGGGCACGACGTTCGAGATGTCCTGCTACACCGATCCACTCGGAATTGAGAGCGTGACCGGATCGCTCGCTACCGCAATCTCCCGCGTCGGCTCCGGCGAGCTCGGAAGCGACGTGTCGCTGCGCTTCACGACAAAGTTCGACGACGTCGGCAACTTGGTGACACTGGATCACGGACGACGCACCCGGATCCGGTTCTCGGTCAACGCTGCAGAGGTCGCGAACCGTTTCGAAGGGGGAACCGCACGAATGCCTGCGCGGCTCGCCGCCCTGCGCGCGGTCGCGACGGCCGGCTACCGGGTGGGTCTGACGATCGCCCCCATCATGCCCGTACCCGGTTGGAAGGAGCAGTATGGCGCGCTGCTGAATGATGTCTCCGAGGCAGTCGACGGCATCAGTGACCTCGACCTGACGGCCGAAATTATTACACACCGCTTCACTCCGGCGAGCAAGGAAGTGCTGCTCGGGTGGTATCCCAGGACCAGGCTCGAGATGGATGAAAGTGCGCGGAGCCAGAAGCGTTCCAAGTTCGGCGGAGTGAAGTACGTGTACCCAAAGCAGACCATGACCGAAATGCGCGATTGGTTCACCGAGGAGTTGCAGCGACGCCTGCCTGCTGCCCGGCTTCTCTACTGGACCTGA
- a CDS encoding N(5)-(carboxyethyl)ornithine synthase, whose translation MADKSPRQAASKTDRLTLGVLSNTRKPDERRLPIHPLHLNRIAPELRQHMILEEGYGERFGVSDSHLAPLVGRIAPREQLLAAADVVLLPKPQPEDLTDLRDGQILWGWPHCVQDRAITQLAIDKKLTLIAFEAMNHWAGDGGFGLHVFHKNNELAGYCSVLHSLALTGATGDYGRRLSAVVIGFGATARGAVTALNAHGIHDVQVLTNRGVAAVGSPIHSVRIAQFDHNHEAPFLSEVITERGRVPLAPFLAERDIVVNCTLQDPNAPLTYLRTEDLDAFRPGSLIVDVSCDEGMGFSWAKPTTFAEPMFTVGDHIDYYAVDHSPSYLWNSASWEISEALLPFLETVITGPAAWSQNETISRAIEIREGVVLNPDVLQFQQREPDYPHLPLSV comes from the coding sequence ATGGCCGATAAGTCCCCCCGCCAAGCAGCATCCAAGACCGATCGCCTCACCCTCGGCGTCCTTTCCAACACCCGAAAACCTGATGAGCGGCGCCTGCCGATACACCCCCTGCATCTGAATCGCATTGCCCCCGAACTCCGGCAGCACATGATCCTGGAGGAAGGGTACGGGGAGCGCTTCGGTGTTTCGGACTCCCATCTGGCACCCCTCGTCGGCCGCATCGCGCCACGGGAGCAACTGCTGGCGGCAGCCGACGTCGTGCTCCTACCCAAACCACAGCCCGAGGACCTTACCGACCTCCGCGATGGGCAGATCCTCTGGGGGTGGCCGCACTGCGTCCAGGATCGAGCCATCACGCAGCTGGCTATCGACAAGAAACTCACGCTGATCGCCTTCGAGGCCATGAACCACTGGGCCGGCGACGGCGGCTTCGGCCTGCACGTGTTCCACAAGAACAACGAACTGGCCGGCTACTGCTCCGTACTGCACTCCCTCGCGCTGACCGGCGCCACCGGGGACTACGGCCGGAGGCTGAGCGCCGTCGTCATCGGCTTCGGCGCGACGGCACGCGGGGCCGTCACCGCCCTCAATGCCCACGGGATCCATGACGTCCAGGTCCTGACCAACCGGGGAGTGGCCGCCGTGGGGTCACCCATTCATTCGGTACGGATTGCCCAGTTCGACCACAATCATGAGGCACCGTTCCTCAGCGAGGTCATCACCGAACGCGGGAGGGTGCCGCTGGCGCCGTTCCTCGCCGAAAGAGACATCGTGGTCAACTGCACGCTGCAGGACCCCAACGCACCGTTGACCTACCTGCGCACCGAGGACCTGGACGCTTTCCGGCCTGGCAGCCTGATCGTCGACGTTTCCTGCGATGAGGGTATGGGCTTCAGTTGGGCGAAGCCCACGACCTTCGCCGAGCCGATGTTCACGGTGGGCGACCACATTGACTACTACGCGGTGGATCACAGCCCCTCCTACCTCTGGAATTCCGCCAGTTGGGAGATCAGCGAGGCCCTGCTGCCCTTCCTGGAAACCGTGATCACCGGCCCAGCGGCCTGGTCACAGAACGAGACCATCAGCCGCGCGATCGAAATCCGCGAAGGCGTGGTCCTGAACCCGGACGTACTGCAGTTCCAGCAGCGGGAACCGGACTACCCACACCTCCCACTGTCTGTCTAG
- a CDS encoding GAF and ANTAR domain-containing protein has translation MSSDPTTSRTIDHLQDAVLDSTDVSQFLDQLCRHAVTSLTDGAQVLCGITLLRNRKAATVASSSEYARNMDEIQYSFNDGPCMSAAREQSIVEVRDVRLEQRWPEYMHAISGHGMRSILAVSFDLAGEANAALNLYSDKANKFTDDAIGRAKSYASEASRSLRLAVRIAQHSEHAEDLITAMESRTAIDIAIGIIMTQNRCTQTEAFAVLRKASSHRNVKLRDLAGQIVAGHNANSTPATHFEHHNIPTQISGGSFPPLK, from the coding sequence ATGAGCAGCGATCCGACCACTTCGCGCACCATCGATCACCTTCAAGATGCCGTCCTTGACTCTACGGACGTGAGCCAGTTCCTGGACCAGCTCTGTCGGCATGCGGTGACCTCTCTTACCGACGGCGCACAGGTGCTCTGTGGAATCACACTGTTACGTAACCGGAAAGCGGCGACCGTGGCCAGCAGCAGTGAATACGCCCGCAACATGGACGAAATTCAGTACAGCTTCAACGACGGGCCCTGTATGAGCGCCGCACGTGAGCAGAGCATCGTGGAAGTCCGGGACGTACGCCTGGAACAACGCTGGCCCGAATACATGCACGCAATCAGCGGTCACGGGATGCGTTCCATCCTCGCCGTCTCCTTCGATCTTGCAGGTGAGGCTAACGCCGCACTGAATCTTTACTCGGACAAGGCGAACAAATTTACAGATGACGCAATAGGACGAGCGAAATCCTATGCCAGCGAAGCGTCCCGATCGCTACGCCTGGCGGTGCGGATCGCGCAACACAGTGAACATGCTGAAGACCTGATCACGGCGATGGAATCACGCACCGCCATCGACATCGCAATAGGAATCATCATGACCCAGAACCGCTGCACCCAGACAGAGGCTTTCGCGGTCCTCCGGAAAGCTTCCTCACACCGCAACGTCAAACTACGGGACCTCGCCGGTCAAATCGTCGCTGGCCACAACGCAAACTCGACACCGGCGACGCACTTCGAACACCACAACATTCCAACGCAGATATCCGGAGGCAGTTTCCCGCCCCTGAAATAG
- a CDS encoding DUF72 domain-containing protein — protein sequence MSDSQARARCGISGWRYAPWRKSFYPAGLAQRLELEYASSQLSTIEINGTFYSLQHRDSFVRWRDTVPGGFRFSVKGPRYITHMLGLRNAETALANFFASGVLALGEKLGPVLWQLPATRRFDPELLDTFFSQLPRTTTAAASLARGHDERLTDRDWVTTDADRPIHHVLEPRHESFGSEECYEILRRHGVGLVVADSAEKWPQFREVTGDVVYVRLHGSTELYTSGYTDAELDEWAELCEGWLSGRTSADERGRDVYVYFDNDVKVHAPFNAMGLAERLGKS from the coding sequence ATGTCGGATTCACAGGCCCGAGCCCGCTGCGGCATCTCCGGCTGGCGGTATGCGCCCTGGCGCAAGTCCTTCTACCCGGCCGGTCTTGCGCAGCGCCTCGAGCTTGAATATGCCTCGTCCCAACTCAGCACCATCGAGATCAACGGGACCTTCTACTCGCTTCAGCATCGCGACAGCTTTGTCCGCTGGCGCGACACCGTGCCGGGCGGTTTCCGGTTCTCTGTCAAGGGCCCGCGCTACATCACGCACATGCTCGGACTGCGAAACGCCGAGACGGCACTGGCCAACTTCTTTGCCTCCGGAGTCCTTGCCCTCGGTGAGAAACTCGGACCGGTTCTCTGGCAGTTGCCCGCCACCCGCCGCTTCGATCCGGAACTCCTGGATACCTTCTTCTCCCAACTCCCTAGAACGACGACGGCGGCCGCCTCCCTCGCCCGCGGCCACGATGAGCGGCTCACGGACCGCGACTGGGTCACGACCGACGCGGACCGGCCGATTCATCATGTGCTCGAGCCTCGGCACGAGAGTTTCGGCAGCGAGGAATGCTACGAGATTCTGCGACGTCACGGCGTCGGGCTGGTGGTGGCGGACTCCGCCGAAAAGTGGCCTCAATTCCGGGAGGTGACCGGCGACGTCGTCTATGTGAGGCTGCATGGCAGCACCGAGCTCTACACCAGCGGCTACACGGACGCGGAGCTGGACGAGTGGGCCGAGCTGTGTGAGGGCTGGCTGTCAGGGCGCACCTCTGCTGACGAGCGCGGCCGTGACGTTTACGTGTATTTCGACAATGATGTGAAGGTGCACGCCCCGTTCAACGCGATGGGTCTCGCTGAGCGGCTGGGCAAGAGCTAA
- a CDS encoding adenylosuccinate synthase produces the protein MPAIVIVGAQWGDEGKGKATDLLGGRVDYVVKPNGGNNAGHTVVVGGEKYELKLLPAGILSPNAIPIIGNGCVINLEALFQEIDGLEARGADTSKLRVSANAHLVAPYHQVLDKVTERFLGKRAIGTTGRGIGPAYMDKVARLGIRVQDVFDESILRQKVEGSLKQKNELLLKVYNRRDVEVEEIVQYFVSFADRLRPLVIDSTYVLNEALDAGKVVLMEGGQATFLDVDHGTYPFVTSSNPTAGGASVGSGIGPTRISRAVGIIKAYTTRVGAGPFPTELFDDMGIYLQKTGGEFGVNTGRPRRCGWYDAVLARHAARVNGFTDYFVTKLDVLTGIEQIPVCVAYDVDGVRHDEMPMTQTEFHHAKPIFEYFAGWTEDITGARTLEDLPENAQAYVRALEKISGARFSAIGVGPDRDQTIVINDLIGG, from the coding sequence ATGCCAGCAATCGTGATCGTCGGAGCCCAATGGGGCGATGAAGGCAAAGGCAAGGCCACAGACCTGCTCGGCGGGCGCGTGGACTACGTCGTGAAGCCAAACGGCGGCAACAACGCCGGGCACACCGTCGTCGTCGGCGGTGAGAAGTACGAGCTCAAGCTCCTTCCGGCCGGCATTCTCAGCCCCAACGCCATCCCGATCATCGGCAACGGCTGCGTCATCAACCTCGAGGCGCTGTTCCAGGAGATCGACGGACTGGAGGCACGCGGTGCTGACACGTCGAAGCTGCGCGTTTCCGCCAACGCACACCTCGTTGCCCCCTACCACCAGGTCCTCGACAAGGTCACCGAACGCTTCCTCGGCAAGCGGGCCATCGGAACCACTGGGCGCGGCATCGGCCCGGCCTATATGGACAAGGTGGCGCGCCTCGGTATCCGCGTGCAGGACGTCTTTGACGAGTCGATTCTGCGCCAGAAGGTCGAGGGGTCACTGAAGCAGAAGAACGAACTCCTGCTGAAGGTGTACAACCGGCGCGATGTCGAGGTCGAGGAGATCGTCCAGTACTTCGTCTCCTTCGCCGACCGGCTGCGCCCGCTGGTCATCGATTCCACCTACGTGCTCAACGAAGCGCTCGACGCCGGCAAGGTGGTCCTCATGGAAGGCGGCCAGGCCACGTTCCTCGACGTGGACCACGGCACCTACCCGTTCGTGACGTCATCCAACCCGACCGCGGGTGGAGCATCGGTGGGATCGGGCATCGGGCCCACCCGTATCAGCCGCGCCGTCGGCATCATCAAGGCGTACACCACGCGGGTCGGCGCTGGGCCCTTCCCCACCGAACTGTTCGATGACATGGGCATCTACCTGCAGAAGACCGGCGGCGAGTTCGGTGTGAACACCGGCCGGCCGCGCCGCTGCGGCTGGTATGACGCCGTGCTGGCCCGCCACGCTGCGCGCGTCAACGGGTTCACGGACTACTTCGTGACCAAGCTTGATGTTCTGACCGGGATCGAGCAGATTCCCGTGTGCGTGGCCTACGACGTGGACGGCGTCCGCCACGATGAGATGCCCATGACGCAGACCGAGTTCCACCACGCCAAACCGATCTTCGAGTACTTCGCCGGCTGGACCGAGGACATCACGGGTGCGCGGACTCTCGAGGACCTGCCGGAGAACGCACAGGCGTACGTGCGGGCGCTCGAGAAGATATCCGGTGCCCGGTTCTCTGCCATCGGCGTTGGCCCGGACCGCGACCAGACGATTGTGATCAACGACCTCATCGGCGGCTAG
- a CDS encoding SurA N-terminal domain-containing protein: MKKKLLLSVVLAGSLAFATGCAGNTEAEPAPSESAASAPAEAPTPDLEGIPDVVATVNGTDITKEEFTTSYEGAFRSMSMQSQVTGQEVDQEQLRTQTLDNLIGNKLLIQEADTRGIEASEEAVTATTDELVASNQFASADELFAALEEEQGITKEDATSQIESQVRLDALLAEETGDTAPTEEELKAAYEEAKASGAAAQGAEIPPYEEVKPQLEQQVTDQKKSEAALALVEKLRGEADVVSNL, translated from the coding sequence GTGAAGAAGAAGTTGCTTTTGAGCGTTGTCCTGGCGGGCTCGCTCGCCTTCGCGACTGGCTGCGCCGGTAACACCGAGGCAGAGCCTGCACCGAGCGAAAGTGCAGCGAGCGCCCCGGCCGAAGCCCCCACCCCTGACCTTGAAGGGATTCCCGACGTCGTCGCCACCGTCAACGGCACCGATATCACCAAGGAAGAGTTCACCACCTCGTATGAGGGTGCCTTCCGGAGCATGTCCATGCAGTCTCAGGTGACTGGTCAGGAAGTCGACCAGGAACAGCTGAGGACGCAGACGCTCGACAACCTCATCGGCAACAAGCTCCTCATCCAGGAAGCTGACACCCGGGGAATCGAGGCCAGCGAGGAAGCGGTCACCGCGACAACGGATGAGCTGGTTGCGTCAAACCAGTTTGCCTCTGCTGACGAGCTCTTCGCGGCGCTTGAAGAAGAGCAGGGCATCACCAAGGAGGACGCCACCTCGCAGATCGAGTCGCAGGTCCGCCTCGACGCGCTGCTCGCGGAGGAAACCGGAGACACCGCGCCCACCGAGGAGGAGCTGAAGGCCGCCTACGAGGAGGCCAAGGCGTCCGGTGCAGCCGCGCAGGGCGCGGAGATTCCACCATACGAGGAAGTAAAGCCCCAGCTGGAGCAGCAGGTCACGGACCAGAAGAAGTCCGAAGCGGCACTTGCGCTGGTGGAGAAGCTTCGTGGCGAGGCCGACGTCGTCAGTAATCTTTAG
- a CDS encoding alanine racemase yields MPTFSADLHLTSLPQLLLDVNAINANIALKEQWAAEHSMVLAPHIKTTMTREIVQRQLPGSWGVTVATPAQAAHAVGWGARRILIANEVVFPPLVHELRRLLEVNPSLEVYCLVDSSAAVSALAGGFEDTDRQLFVLLDVGIPGGRTGIRAAAEAAALAAAVMNARGLRLAGISAYEGIAPNVRTPENLVVIDAHCRTAMEVFNSLRDQFEVERPLFSVGGSAFQDRAAQFLPEGALSVLRSGCYVIHDHGTYADVSPLPGLRAAAVVRAVVLSVPEEGRAILGAGKRELAYDAGLPTLVAHHRDGIALAEPTGVVVRLFDHHAGVDSAGSLQVGDTVDLGISHPCSVFDRWRTALAVHGNSTELWHPQF; encoded by the coding sequence ATGCCGACCTTCAGCGCCGACCTGCACCTGACCAGCCTCCCGCAACTGCTGCTTGATGTGAATGCCATTAACGCCAACATTGCACTCAAGGAGCAGTGGGCGGCCGAGCATTCCATGGTGCTGGCTCCACACATCAAAACAACGATGACCCGCGAAATAGTCCAGCGGCAGCTCCCGGGATCCTGGGGGGTAACGGTCGCGACGCCGGCGCAGGCAGCCCACGCCGTTGGCTGGGGTGCCCGGCGGATCCTTATTGCCAACGAGGTGGTTTTCCCGCCGCTCGTCCATGAGCTGCGCCGGCTGCTGGAAGTCAATCCGTCCCTCGAGGTGTATTGCCTGGTTGACTCTTCGGCTGCCGTTTCAGCCCTCGCCGGCGGATTCGAGGACACAGACCGGCAGCTGTTCGTGCTGCTCGACGTCGGTATCCCGGGCGGACGCACCGGCATCCGGGCCGCCGCCGAAGCTGCCGCTCTGGCTGCTGCGGTGATGAACGCCCGCGGCCTCCGCCTCGCGGGCATTAGCGCCTACGAGGGGATCGCCCCGAATGTGAGGACCCCGGAGAACCTGGTGGTGATCGACGCGCATTGCCGGACGGCAATGGAGGTCTTCAATTCGCTGCGTGACCAGTTCGAGGTTGAGCGGCCGCTGTTCTCGGTGGGCGGATCGGCCTTCCAGGACCGGGCGGCACAATTCCTTCCGGAAGGAGCGCTGAGCGTGCTGCGCTCCGGCTGCTATGTCATTCATGACCACGGCACCTACGCGGATGTCTCCCCGCTGCCGGGTCTGCGGGCCGCGGCGGTGGTGCGCGCCGTCGTACTCTCCGTGCCGGAAGAGGGGCGGGCGATCCTGGGCGCGGGGAAGCGGGAGTTGGCGTACGACGCCGGCCTGCCCACCCTCGTGGCACACCACCGGGACGGCATTGCGCTGGCTGAGCCGACCGGCGTCGTCGTTCGGCTTTTTGACCACCATGCGGGGGTGGATAGCGCCGGATCGCTGCAGGTCGGCGACACCGTTGACCTCGGGATTTCCCACCCGTGCTCGGTGTTTGACCGGTGGCGGACGGCGCTTGCGGTGCACGGCAACTCGACGGAGCTGTGGCACCCGCAGTTCTGA
- a CDS encoding DUF427 domain-containing protein translates to MGINREKPGPGQESVWDYPRPPRVENHPGVVVLEFGGQEIARTNRALRVLETSHPPVFYVPEADFAAGTLHQVEGTTWCEFKGAATYYDVVAGSARAEQSAWTYLQPTAGFEQLAGTIAVYPGRMDRCLVDNEEVQAQPGDFYGGWITSKVVGPFKGAPGTWGW, encoded by the coding sequence ATGGGTATCAACAGAGAGAAGCCGGGGCCGGGCCAGGAGTCTGTGTGGGACTACCCGCGCCCACCCCGCGTGGAGAACCATCCGGGCGTCGTCGTTCTTGAGTTCGGCGGTCAGGAGATCGCACGGACCAACCGAGCCCTGCGCGTGCTGGAGACGAGCCATCCGCCCGTCTTCTACGTGCCGGAAGCGGATTTCGCTGCCGGCACGCTGCACCAGGTGGAGGGAACCACCTGGTGTGAGTTCAAGGGTGCGGCCACCTATTACGACGTCGTTGCCGGCTCAGCACGCGCGGAACAGTCCGCCTGGACGTACCTTCAACCCACGGCCGGCTTTGAGCAGCTGGCCGGAACCATTGCCGTGTATCCGGGGCGGATGGACCGTTGCCTCGTCGACAATGAGGAGGTCCAGGCCCAGCCCGGAGACTTCTACGGCGGCTGGATCACCTCGAAGGTGGTCGGTCCCTTCAAGGGCGCACCGGGCACCTGGGGCTGGTAG
- a CDS encoding carbon-nitrogen hydrolase family protein, with protein MKISVGQFRPGGDVSANVATMRELARQAVEDGSELIVFPEESMFSIGKVEGALAAAVDAGWSVFVQQLSFLAAELGIAVVAGGYESSGEERPYNTLVLIDATGRIVDTYRKLHLYDAFSYSESQRIKPGDGGITVVPVGALNVGLMTCYDLRFPEQARALADRGADVVLVPAAWFKGDHKIEHWETLLRARAIENTVWIAAAGTSSAHTIGHSAILDPMGVPQVFLNDEEQGVVTADVNRKRIEEVREFLPVLRNRRFARNEEIVEGH; from the coding sequence ATGAAGATCAGTGTTGGACAATTCAGGCCGGGCGGGGACGTCTCCGCAAACGTCGCGACCATGCGGGAGCTCGCGCGCCAGGCTGTGGAGGACGGGTCGGAGCTGATCGTCTTCCCCGAGGAGTCGATGTTCTCGATCGGCAAGGTCGAGGGCGCGCTCGCTGCTGCTGTGGACGCGGGTTGGTCCGTCTTCGTGCAGCAACTCTCTTTCCTGGCAGCGGAACTGGGGATCGCCGTCGTTGCCGGCGGGTATGAGTCCAGCGGCGAGGAACGCCCCTACAACACGCTGGTGCTGATCGACGCCACCGGGCGGATTGTGGATACCTACCGCAAACTGCACCTCTACGACGCGTTCAGCTACTCCGAGTCGCAGCGCATCAAACCGGGCGACGGCGGAATCACCGTGGTGCCGGTCGGTGCGCTGAATGTGGGGCTGATGACCTGCTACGACCTCCGTTTCCCGGAGCAGGCGAGGGCGCTCGCGGACCGTGGGGCCGACGTCGTGCTGGTTCCTGCCGCGTGGTTCAAGGGGGACCACAAGATCGAGCACTGGGAGACGCTGCTGCGCGCGCGGGCCATCGAGAATACGGTGTGGATCGCGGCGGCGGGGACGTCGTCGGCGCACACCATCGGGCACTCGGCAATCCTTGACCCGATGGGGGTTCCGCAGGTCTTCCTGAATGACGAGGAGCAGGGCGTGGTCACGGCCGACGTGAACCGGAAGCGCATCGAGGAGGTGCGCGAGTTCCTGCCGGTGTTGCGGAACCGCCGGTTTGCGCGGAACGAGGAAATCGTCGAGGGGCACTAG
- a CDS encoding L-talarate/galactarate dehydratase translates to MTYTPDAIRHVKLSTATLPLATPISDAKVFTGRQKPMTEVVFLFAEILTEQGVSGLGFSYSKRAGGPAQYAHAREVAEILIGEDPNDIAKLYNKLLWAGASVGRSGVATQALAALDIALYDLKAKRAGLPLAKLLGAHRDSVRTYNTSGGFLNASIDEVKERATQSLAEGIGGIKIKVGLPDSSEDLRRVAAVREHIGPDVPLMVDANQQWDRATALRMGRKLEQFDLVWIEEPLDAYDAEGHAALALALDTPIATGEMLASVAEHERLIATRACDIIQPDAPRVGGITQFLRLATLADQAGLDLAPHFAMEIHLHLAAAYPREPWVEHFDWLDPLFNERLETSEGRMIVPDRPGLGVTLSDQARAWTTDSVEFGAR, encoded by the coding sequence ATGACTTACACGCCCGACGCGATCCGCCACGTCAAACTCTCCACCGCCACGCTGCCGCTGGCCACGCCAATCTCCGATGCCAAGGTTTTCACCGGCAGACAGAAGCCCATGACCGAGGTGGTCTTCCTCTTCGCGGAGATCCTCACGGAGCAGGGCGTGTCCGGCCTCGGGTTCTCCTACTCGAAGCGGGCGGGCGGCCCGGCGCAGTATGCGCATGCACGGGAAGTTGCCGAGATTCTGATCGGCGAGGATCCCAACGACATCGCCAAGCTGTATAACAAGTTGCTCTGGGCCGGCGCTTCCGTGGGCCGCTCCGGTGTTGCCACCCAGGCGCTCGCAGCGCTGGACATCGCGCTGTATGACCTGAAGGCGAAGCGCGCCGGGCTCCCGCTCGCAAAGCTGCTCGGTGCCCACCGGGACTCGGTGCGCACCTACAACACCTCCGGCGGCTTCCTCAACGCCTCGATCGATGAGGTGAAGGAGCGCGCCACCCAGTCGCTCGCGGAGGGCATCGGCGGCATCAAGATCAAGGTGGGCCTGCCGGACTCCTCCGAAGACCTGCGCCGCGTTGCAGCCGTCCGCGAGCACATCGGCCCCGACGTGCCGCTGATGGTGGATGCGAATCAGCAGTGGGACCGCGCGACCGCCCTGCGCATGGGCCGCAAGCTTGAGCAGTTCGATCTGGTCTGGATTGAAGAACCCCTGGACGCGTACGACGCCGAAGGGCACGCAGCGCTGGCACTGGCACTTGATACTCCGATCGCCACGGGCGAGATGCTCGCGTCCGTCGCGGAGCATGAGCGGCTCATTGCCACCCGCGCCTGCGACATCATCCAGCCTGACGCGCCGCGCGTCGGCGGCATTACCCAGTTCCTCCGGCTCGCCACGCTGGCGGACCAGGCGGGCCTCGACCTCGCGCCGCATTTCGCCATGGAGATCCACCTGCACCTCGCCGCCGCGTATCCGCGCGAACCGTGGGTTGAGCACTTCGACTGGCTGGACCCGCTGTTCAACGAGCGGCTCGAGACCAGTGAAGGTCGCATGATCGTCCCCGACCGTCCAGGCTTGGGCGTGACCCTCAGCGACCAGGCGCGGGCGTGGACCACGGACAGCGTCGAGTTCGGTGCGCGCTGA
- a CDS encoding FadR/GntR family transcriptional regulator yields the protein MKQTLAVSLVDSLRRRIVDGTIPSGEKLPSESALIGEFGVSRTVVREAVSRLQAEGLVYTRRGSGSFALTPPSPDEDSTGGMRRPRTLEERRALLAFRGGIESEAAALAAGNATPAMVTALDNALAAFDAAGNHAATAVSCDFAFHRAVAEASGNFYFVDALLSLGPAMIAMPPERLEPADDGGQSERLQRVALEHAAVRNAIAAGDPLTAAAAMRLHLANSRSRLGGESGQG from the coding sequence ATGAAGCAAACGTTGGCCGTCTCGCTCGTCGACAGCCTCCGCCGTCGGATCGTGGACGGCACTATCCCCTCCGGCGAGAAGCTGCCGAGCGAAAGCGCGCTCATCGGCGAGTTCGGTGTCAGCCGCACGGTGGTGCGGGAGGCGGTATCCCGGCTCCAGGCCGAGGGACTTGTGTATACCCGGCGGGGGAGCGGCAGTTTCGCGCTGACCCCGCCGTCCCCGGACGAAGACTCGACGGGCGGCATGCGGCGGCCCCGTACCCTGGAGGAGCGGCGCGCGCTGCTGGCGTTTCGCGGGGGCATCGAGAGCGAAGCCGCTGCGCTCGCCGCCGGTAACGCCACTCCGGCGATGGTCACTGCGCTGGATAACGCCCTCGCGGCATTCGACGCCGCCGGCAACCACGCCGCGACGGCCGTCTCCTGCGACTTCGCTTTCCACCGGGCCGTGGCCGAGGCCAGCGGAAACTTCTACTTCGTTGACGCGCTGCTGTCGCTGGGGCCGGCCATGATTGCGATGCCGCCGGAGCGTCTCGAACCAGCCGACGACGGCGGCCAGTCAGAGCGGTTGCAGCGCGTCGCTCTCGAGCATGCCGCGGTGCGCAACGCGATAGCTGCAGGGGATCCTCTGACCGCCGCCGCTGCCATGCGCCTCCACCTGGCGAACTCGCGGTCCCGGCTGGGCGGAGAATCCGGGCAGGGGTAG
- a CDS encoding glutaredoxin domain-containing protein — MTTNPETIRMYGADWCRDCIRTKRQLDELGISYEYINLVETPDAAEEAKSISGRTNIPVVVYPDGAHQVEPSNPDVEAKLRELNLLG; from the coding sequence ATGACCACAAACCCAGAAACCATCCGGATGTACGGGGCCGACTGGTGCCGGGACTGCATCCGTACCAAGCGGCAGCTGGACGAGCTCGGCATCAGCTACGAGTACATCAACCTCGTTGAAACGCCGGATGCTGCTGAGGAAGCGAAGAGCATCTCGGGCCGGACCAACATTCCAGTTGTGGTGTACCCGGACGGCGCGCACCAGGTCGAACCGAGCAACCCTGACGTTGAGGCGAAGCTCCGCGAGCTGAACCTGCTCGGCTAG